In a genomic window of Occallatibacter riparius:
- the gyrB gene encoding DNA topoisomerase (ATP-hydrolyzing) subunit B, with product MPRWISMATERIPLPDEPTPNGSYTSENIKVLEGLEAVRLRPAMYIGSTGDMGLHHLVYEVVDNSVDEALAGFAKKIDVIIHVDNSITVIDDGRGIPVDMKTLPDGTQMPAVQVVLTKLHAGGKFDSSTYKVSGGLHGVGVSCVNALAQEFNVEIWRDGHTWEMDFSCGLPVSELRKAGVSKKRGTKVHFLPDKTIFAATEYNYDTLAQRLRELAFLNKGLEITLTDERTADPKTGEAKRAEFRYAGGIAEFVKHLNRGKQVLHDKPITMEAERDNIAIDIALQYNDSYSETVFSFANNINTVDGGTHLSGFRTSLTRTINAIGQQLGLFKDVKENLSGDDVREGLVAVISVKLSQPQFEGQTKGKLNSDIAGTVQAFVNERLGMFLEQNPPIAKRIINKAIEAARAREAARKARDLTRRKGAMEGGGLPGKLADCSERNPDRCELYLVEGESAGGTAKQGRDRRFQAILPLKGKILNVEKARYDKMLGHEEIRAMITALGTGIGKDDFDPAKLRYGKIILMTDADVDGSHIRTLLLTFFFRHMTELIKRDNVYIAQPPLYKIKKGRFEQYIKDDREFVKVMVKRASEGTIIRHGESAQKIEGADRVRFMSTLGEYLALIEKVDKRIRNEQIVELLARAELTHRADFTSPNNGDLPEKIASLQAELKKKADEFQIKVHEPVQDEEHHTWSLCFTDTQGASRCIDWTLASSPEFRQMMSKYNLIKEYLEPPFLIEFVQKGAAEDHPDEEEPDAEGAAAPGAATQAKAPKASRIPRDPVEKQTARELFTYIVDQGKKDYQVQRYKGLGEMTSSQLWETTMDPERRTLLSVKLEDIAETETIFTTLMGEDVEARRKFIEDNALDVKNLDI from the coding sequence ATGCCCAGATGGATTTCTATGGCGACTGAGCGCATTCCTCTCCCCGACGAACCCACCCCCAACGGCAGCTATACCAGCGAAAACATCAAGGTCCTCGAAGGCCTGGAGGCGGTACGTTTGCGCCCTGCCATGTACATCGGTTCGACCGGTGATATGGGTCTGCACCATCTGGTGTACGAGGTTGTCGACAACTCGGTTGACGAAGCGCTTGCTGGGTTCGCCAAGAAGATCGACGTCATCATCCACGTCGACAACTCAATAACGGTGATCGATGATGGCCGCGGCATCCCTGTAGACATGAAGACGCTGCCCGATGGCACGCAGATGCCTGCCGTGCAGGTGGTGCTGACCAAGCTGCACGCGGGCGGCAAATTCGATTCGTCGACCTACAAGGTCTCGGGCGGCCTGCACGGGGTCGGCGTGAGCTGCGTCAACGCCCTGGCCCAGGAGTTCAACGTAGAAATCTGGCGCGACGGCCATACCTGGGAGATGGACTTCAGCTGCGGCCTGCCGGTAAGCGAGCTGCGGAAGGCAGGCGTCAGCAAGAAGCGCGGAACCAAAGTCCACTTCCTGCCCGATAAGACGATTTTCGCGGCGACCGAGTACAACTACGACACGCTGGCACAGCGTCTGCGCGAGCTCGCCTTCCTCAACAAGGGCCTCGAAATCACCCTGACCGACGAGCGGACGGCCGATCCAAAGACCGGGGAGGCCAAGCGCGCCGAGTTCCGGTACGCGGGCGGTATCGCGGAGTTTGTGAAGCACCTCAACCGCGGCAAGCAGGTTCTGCACGACAAGCCGATCACGATGGAGGCGGAGCGCGACAACATCGCCATCGATATCGCGCTGCAGTACAACGACAGCTACTCCGAGACGGTGTTCAGCTTCGCCAACAACATCAACACCGTGGACGGCGGCACGCATCTTTCAGGGTTCCGCACATCGCTGACACGGACCATCAATGCCATCGGTCAGCAGCTTGGGTTGTTCAAGGACGTGAAGGAGAACCTGAGCGGCGACGACGTGCGCGAAGGCCTGGTGGCGGTCATCAGCGTGAAGCTGTCGCAGCCGCAGTTCGAAGGACAGACCAAGGGCAAGCTCAATTCCGACATCGCCGGAACGGTGCAGGCATTTGTGAACGAGCGCCTGGGCATGTTCCTCGAGCAGAACCCGCCTATTGCCAAGCGCATCATCAACAAGGCCATTGAGGCAGCGCGCGCCCGCGAGGCTGCCCGAAAGGCACGCGACCTGACGCGGCGCAAGGGAGCCATGGAAGGCGGCGGCCTGCCCGGCAAGCTGGCCGACTGTTCGGAACGAAACCCTGACCGCTGCGAACTGTACCTGGTCGAGGGCGAGTCGGCAGGCGGAACGGCCAAGCAGGGACGAGACCGGCGGTTTCAGGCGATTCTGCCACTGAAGGGCAAGATCCTCAACGTGGAGAAGGCCAGGTACGACAAGATGCTGGGCCACGAGGAAATCCGCGCCATGATCACGGCGCTCGGAACGGGTATCGGCAAGGACGACTTCGATCCCGCCAAGCTGCGGTACGGCAAGATCATCCTCATGACCGACGCCGACGTTGACGGCTCGCATATCCGTACGCTGCTGCTGACATTTTTCTTCCGCCACATGACGGAACTGATCAAGCGGGACAACGTGTATATTGCGCAGCCGCCGCTTTACAAGATCAAGAAAGGCAGATTCGAGCAGTACATCAAGGACGATCGCGAGTTCGTAAAGGTGATGGTGAAACGCGCCTCTGAAGGCACCATCATTCGCCACGGCGAGAGCGCGCAGAAGATCGAGGGCGCGGACCGCGTGCGCTTCATGAGCACGCTGGGCGAGTATCTTGCTCTTATCGAGAAGGTTGATAAGCGCATTCGAAACGAGCAGATCGTTGAATTGCTTGCGCGTGCCGAGCTCACGCATCGAGCGGATTTCACCTCTCCGAACAACGGCGACCTGCCGGAGAAGATCGCGTCGCTGCAGGCCGAGTTGAAGAAGAAGGCAGACGAGTTCCAGATCAAAGTGCATGAGCCCGTGCAGGATGAAGAGCACCATACCTGGTCGCTTTGCTTCACTGACACGCAGGGCGCGTCGCGCTGCATTGACTGGACGCTGGCGTCGAGCCCGGAGTTCCGGCAGATGATGTCGAAGTACAACCTGATCAAGGAGTACCTCGAACCGCCGTTCCTCATCGAGTTCGTTCAGAAGGGTGCGGCAGAAGATCATCCGGACGAAGAGGAGCCGGATGCGGAGGGCGCGGCCGCCCCGGGCGCCGCAACGCAGGCAAAAGCTCCCAAGGCTTCGCGCATACCGCGCGATCCAGTAGAGAAACAGACCGCTCGTGAGCTGTTCACCTACATCGTCGACCAAGGTAAGAAGGACTACCAGGTGCAGCGCTACAAGGGTCTGGGCGAAATGACATCGTCGCAACTCTGGGAGACCACCATGGATCCCGAGCGGCGCACGTTGCTCTCCGTCAAGCTTGAGGACATCGCGGAAACCGAAACGATCTTTACCACATTGATGGGTGAAGATGTTGAGGCGCGCCGCAAGTTCATTGAGGACAACGCCCTCGACGTAAAAAACCTGGACATCTAG
- a CDS encoding DUF5009 domain-containing protein, with amino-acid sequence MTATTVQAPNAASAERTSVRLASIDIFRGLTMAVMIFVNELSGVKGLPWWTYHMKAEVDAMTYVDMVFPFFLFIVGLSIPLSMASRLKRNPSLPALWMHVGLRTAALMTIGLVLANADEGDASRMIVHPALWAIFALIGAGLFLNEYGQSQRYGALYRWLRIVGLALVVAMFAIFRHAPGHGHASGSWINFSYPEILGLIGYTYFAVALLYIPTRRWVWAPLACFIGLIAFNALTAARWVTFPERIHYWFWPFTNGAMAAITFGGIVTSVVFLGAHPWQSLRQKITLGLSFGTLSLLAGWALAPLGISKIRATPTWSLYSVGAAVLGFTALYWICDVRKSTRWAFIVRTAGSNTLTTYLLPDLWYFVFAAAGIHFFESHFNYGWQGTVESVLFTLFILAVSGLVTRLGIRLRL; translated from the coding sequence GTGACCGCTACCACCGTTCAAGCCCCTAATGCCGCTTCTGCAGAACGCACTTCGGTTCGCCTCGCCTCCATCGACATCTTTCGCGGCCTGACGATGGCGGTCATGATCTTTGTCAACGAGCTTTCCGGCGTGAAGGGATTGCCGTGGTGGACCTACCATATGAAGGCCGAAGTCGACGCCATGACGTACGTCGACATGGTCTTTCCCTTCTTCCTGTTTATCGTTGGGCTGTCGATACCGCTCTCAATGGCAAGCCGGCTGAAAAGGAACCCTTCCCTTCCTGCGCTGTGGATGCATGTCGGACTTCGAACCGCAGCTCTGATGACGATCGGGCTGGTGCTCGCAAACGCGGATGAAGGCGACGCGTCGCGCATGATTGTGCATCCCGCCCTTTGGGCAATCTTCGCTCTGATCGGCGCGGGCCTCTTCCTGAATGAATATGGACAGTCCCAGCGCTATGGAGCCCTCTATCGCTGGTTGCGTATCGTTGGCCTCGCCCTCGTCGTCGCTATGTTCGCGATATTTCGCCACGCGCCTGGTCATGGACACGCAAGCGGGAGCTGGATCAACTTTTCCTACCCGGAGATCCTCGGCCTCATTGGCTACACCTACTTCGCGGTTGCACTCCTATACATTCCTACTCGACGCTGGGTGTGGGCTCCGCTGGCTTGCTTCATCGGCCTGATCGCGTTCAACGCCCTTACGGCAGCAAGATGGGTCACGTTTCCAGAGCGAATCCACTACTGGTTCTGGCCCTTCACGAACGGAGCCATGGCCGCCATCACGTTCGGCGGTATCGTCACATCCGTCGTCTTCCTCGGCGCGCATCCCTGGCAATCGCTCCGCCAGAAGATAACACTTGGCCTATCTTTCGGCACTTTGTCATTGTTGGCCGGATGGGCACTTGCCCCGCTGGGTATTTCAAAGATCAGAGCCACGCCGACCTGGAGTCTCTACAGCGTCGGCGCGGCTGTTCTGGGCTTCACCGCGCTCTACTGGATATGCGATGTCAGGAAGAGCACGCGGTGGGCTTTCATTGTCCGGACCGCTGGTTCCAATACCTTGACGACCTACCTTCTTCCTGATCTCTGGTACTTCGTTTTCGCGGCCGCGGGAATCCATTTCTTCGAAAGCCATTTCAATTACGGCTGGCAAGGAACCGTGGAATCCGTCCTTTTCACACTGTTCATTCTCGCCGTCAGCGGTTTGGTTACGCGCCTTGGAATTCGGCTGCGGCTCTAG
- the pdxR gene encoding MocR-like pyridoxine biosynthesis transcription factor PdxR, with translation MSHIGSPLSPVFTIDRDEAKPLHRQVYDGYRQAILRGDLAPGQKIPSSRELAADVAISRFPVLHAYAQLVAEGYFESQTGSGTFISSTLPEQIAVSNHHAESPESGASGSRPVARRNSVYPAFPRNSHLRGWGAFGLHQPACDQFPFKIWSGLVNRHSNNPWQTSLQRVDPMGSLRFRQAICRYLRTARSVRCDPEQIMIVSGSQQALDITARVLFNPGDTVLVEEPGYHLQRTVLAGAGCQLKLVPVDEQGMDIAKAPKYSGVKAAFVTPSHQFPLGSTMSATRRLHLLNWAEREGAWVVEDDYDSEFRFDSSPIASLQGLDVNARVIYIGTFSKILFPSLRIGYIVIPRDLVGLFEAIRYATDIFPPYLYQEVLADFMELGHLGRYIRKMRRIYGERRSALLESLQAEFGDFFKVHGSSAGMQVAVTLPEGFNDIEISARGTTERLMLWPLSRYYTGKNPRQGFVLGFGSVPAEHIRSAVKRLRSLILG, from the coding sequence ATGAGCCACATCGGATCCCCTCTCAGCCCTGTATTCACAATTGATCGGGACGAAGCAAAGCCGCTCCATCGCCAGGTGTACGACGGATACAGACAGGCAATCCTGCGCGGAGATCTGGCTCCCGGTCAAAAGATTCCTTCCAGCAGAGAGTTGGCTGCGGACGTCGCGATTTCGCGCTTTCCGGTTCTGCACGCGTATGCACAGCTCGTGGCGGAAGGATACTTCGAGAGCCAGACCGGCTCAGGAACGTTTATTTCATCGACATTGCCAGAGCAGATAGCGGTTTCTAATCATCATGCGGAGAGTCCTGAGAGTGGGGCTTCGGGTAGCAGGCCCGTTGCAAGGCGCAACAGTGTGTATCCGGCGTTTCCGCGAAATTCACATCTTCGCGGATGGGGGGCCTTCGGGCTTCACCAGCCCGCATGCGATCAGTTTCCCTTCAAGATCTGGTCGGGGCTGGTCAATCGTCACAGCAATAATCCCTGGCAGACATCATTACAGCGAGTGGACCCGATGGGTTCGCTGCGATTCCGCCAGGCCATTTGCCGATACCTGCGCACTGCGCGGTCGGTGAGGTGTGATCCCGAACAAATCATGATTGTGTCGGGCTCGCAGCAGGCGCTCGACATCACTGCGCGCGTGCTCTTCAATCCCGGAGACACGGTGCTGGTTGAAGAGCCCGGATACCATTTGCAGAGAACGGTGCTCGCGGGTGCAGGTTGTCAATTGAAGCTGGTTCCGGTTGATGAGCAGGGAATGGATATTGCGAAGGCTCCGAAATACAGCGGCGTAAAAGCTGCGTTTGTTACGCCATCGCATCAGTTCCCGCTCGGCTCAACCATGAGCGCTACGCGCCGTTTGCACCTGCTGAATTGGGCGGAGCGTGAAGGAGCATGGGTCGTCGAGGACGACTACGATAGCGAATTTCGTTTTGATTCAAGCCCGATCGCTTCGCTCCAGGGGCTCGATGTCAATGCGCGAGTGATCTACATTGGCACATTCAGCAAAATCCTGTTTCCCTCGCTACGCATCGGCTACATCGTCATTCCTCGCGACCTGGTGGGGCTATTCGAAGCGATACGTTATGCCACGGATATCTTTCCGCCCTATCTGTACCAGGAGGTTCTCGCAGATTTTATGGAACTCGGCCACCTGGGCAGATACATAAGAAAGATGAGACGCATCTACGGCGAGCGGCGGAGTGCGTTGCTCGAATCGCTTCAGGCGGAGTTCGGGGACTTCTTCAAAGTGCATGGATCGTCGGCAGGAATGCAAGTCGCAGTCACATTGCCCGAGGGTTTCAACGACATCGAAATCTCAGCGCGCGGCACGACCGAGAGACTGATGCTTTGGCCTCTCTCGCGCTATTACACCGGGAAGAATCCCCGCCAGGGATTCGTGCTGGGCTTCGGCAGCGTTCCAGCGGAGCACATCCGCAGCGCCGTCAAGCGATTGCGCTCGTTGATCCTCGGTTGA
- a CDS encoding glycoside hydrolase family 16 protein has translation MKNLSRTVLGCAVASILLAASRPAQAQCGTTGATGTISWATQWCDEFNGAANSAISSANWTYDTGAGGWGNKELETYCSPTSNTSPCSTSTPNAYMDGSGHLAIKVYSVGSAYTSARLKSQGLQTFHSGRIEASIEIPSHAGLWPAFWMLGSQSGVSWPTVGESDIVENWPTTSNIAGPGATGNRSTIHTKVTGGSGLGGAYTFPSGQAVNSAFHTYGQIWSANMIQFYVDDATKPFYVVTASDLPAGDIWPFSSSADSFFIIMNMAVGGTLGAPTDSATGTQSPMLVDYVRQYVPSPIPAPTLSPNGNITLKAGATTGNSTTLTVQNTLGTGRVAFSCTTTAPKASCIVTSADPLNKHTVDFSNASSDSAAVTVTTTANTQHGGHANGTAPGTYSVTVNAFTESSSDATKPSSSASFTLTVN, from the coding sequence ATGAAGAACCTCAGCAGGACCGTTCTAGGTTGCGCAGTTGCCTCAATACTTCTCGCCGCATCCAGGCCGGCCCAAGCGCAATGCGGAACAACCGGCGCGACGGGCACGATCTCCTGGGCTACCCAATGGTGTGATGAGTTCAATGGGGCGGCCAACAGTGCTATCAGCTCCGCCAATTGGACCTACGACACCGGTGCTGGCGGCTGGGGCAACAAAGAACTCGAAACCTACTGCTCTCCGACGTCCAACACCTCGCCCTGTTCGACCAGCACTCCCAATGCGTACATGGACGGCTCGGGGCATCTTGCCATCAAGGTCTACTCGGTGGGAAGCGCCTACACCTCCGCACGGCTGAAATCGCAGGGGCTGCAAACCTTCCATTCCGGGCGTATCGAGGCCAGCATCGAAATACCATCTCATGCGGGCTTGTGGCCGGCCTTCTGGATGCTTGGCTCGCAGTCCGGCGTTTCCTGGCCCACGGTCGGGGAGTCCGACATCGTGGAGAACTGGCCGACTACCTCCAACATCGCAGGGCCGGGCGCGACCGGAAACCGTTCCACGATCCACACCAAGGTGACAGGCGGCAGCGGGCTGGGCGGCGCGTACACTTTTCCGTCGGGCCAGGCGGTGAATAGCGCTTTTCACACTTACGGCCAGATCTGGTCGGCCAACATGATCCAGTTCTATGTGGACGACGCGACAAAGCCGTTCTATGTAGTCACGGCGTCGGATCTGCCCGCCGGCGATATCTGGCCTTTCTCAAGCTCTGCCGACTCGTTCTTCATCATCATGAACATGGCCGTAGGCGGAACTCTTGGCGCGCCCACCGACTCAGCTACTGGCACGCAATCACCCATGCTGGTCGATTACGTGCGGCAATATGTGCCCTCGCCGATCCCCGCTCCCACGCTGAGCCCGAACGGCAATATCACCCTCAAAGCCGGCGCTACCACCGGGAACTCCACCACCCTGACCGTGCAGAACACGCTGGGTACCGGCCGAGTCGCATTCTCCTGTACCACGACTGCTCCCAAGGCGAGTTGTATCGTCACATCGGCTGACCCGCTCAACAAGCACACGGTTGACTTCAGCAATGCCAGCTCTGATAGCGCTGCGGTAACCGTGACCACCACGGCCAACACCCAGCACGGGGGCCACGCGAATGGCACCGCGCCTGGCACCTACTCGGTGACTGTCAACGCGTTCACCGAGAGCAGCTCGGACGCGACCAAGCCATCCTCGAGCGCCAGTTTCACGCTGACGGTGAACTGA
- a CDS encoding DUF1223 domain-containing protein: MKRFWTVPGLLLCLVGLRAISDAQRAPTSARQSPSNPIVVELFTSEGCSSCPPADEFVRKLDQQQPVPNALLIVLSEHVDYWDHEGWKDPYSSSALTDRQAAYERALGLSTSYTPQLIVDGADEIHLTEPQQMEETLQREASRPKISVELEKVSIDPSSGLQAQVAADAGGRNSKGDVYVAVALNQVDSHVLHGENGGRHLVHTAVVVQLEKVGKLEKGQKFEKEVQLKLRPGIDPLNLRVIAFVQAPGPGKLLGAALWKGGRPE, from the coding sequence ATGAAGAGGTTTTGGACAGTCCCGGGGCTCCTTCTATGTCTGGTCGGACTGCGGGCCATCTCAGATGCGCAAAGGGCTCCGACGTCTGCGCGCCAATCCCCCAGCAATCCGATTGTTGTGGAACTGTTCACCTCCGAGGGCTGCTCAAGCTGCCCGCCCGCGGATGAATTCGTGCGAAAGCTGGATCAACAGCAACCGGTGCCGAATGCGCTGCTCATCGTGCTGAGTGAGCACGTAGACTACTGGGACCACGAAGGTTGGAAAGATCCATACTCTTCGTCTGCTCTTACTGATCGGCAGGCAGCCTATGAACGCGCCTTGGGGCTGAGCACGTCGTATACGCCGCAATTGATCGTCGATGGAGCGGATGAGATCCATCTCACCGAACCGCAACAAATGGAGGAGACACTGCAGAGAGAAGCTTCCAGACCCAAGATATCTGTCGAGCTCGAAAAAGTGAGCATCGATCCAAGCTCCGGTCTGCAAGCACAGGTCGCAGCCGATGCAGGCGGCAGAAATTCCAAAGGGGATGTCTATGTCGCCGTCGCTCTCAACCAGGTGGACTCTCATGTGCTGCATGGAGAAAATGGCGGACGGCATCTTGTGCACACAGCTGTTGTGGTGCAACTGGAAAAAGTCGGGAAGCTTGAGAAGGGACAGAAGTTCGAGAAGGAAGTTCAGCTGAAACTCAGGCCGGGAATTGACCCGCTCAACCTACGCGTGATCGCATTCGTCCAAGCGCCCGGACCTGGCAAACTGCTGGGCGCGGCACTCTGGAAGGGTGGCCGCCCAGAGTAA
- a CDS encoding transglutaminase-like domain-containing protein, giving the protein MDRRNFLRSAGLTIAAARLRRVPALAQPVSSPDWQTYEVTTHVEILKPVGISHVWLPLPLTAVTEFQKPLGNRIDCPSGEAREVTSGVGPALVQAKFPAGRIAELTVVSRVATRNHTVDIQQPGASRSESDAALKAWLQPSAGLPLDGIVLKKATEITRGASTDIDKARAIYDWIVENTYRNAKIRGCGRGDIRFMLESGDMGGKCADLNALFVGLARASGLPARHAYGIRVGPSQYGYKSLGANTPTITTSQHCRAEVYLRGYGWVPADPADVRKVILEEPPGNLPITDEKVASARSRLFGSWEGNWIAWNYAADVTLPEASFGSILYFMYPQGETAEGRLDPFDPDAFRYTITSNAVAA; this is encoded by the coding sequence ATGGACCGTCGAAACTTCCTTCGCTCCGCAGGCCTCACGATTGCCGCTGCTCGTCTGCGGCGTGTTCCAGCACTGGCTCAGCCCGTCTCTTCCCCGGATTGGCAGACCTACGAAGTCACAACGCACGTGGAGATTCTGAAACCCGTCGGGATAAGCCATGTGTGGCTGCCTCTGCCGCTGACTGCGGTGACGGAGTTCCAGAAGCCGCTCGGCAATCGGATCGACTGCCCTTCGGGAGAGGCCCGCGAGGTGACAAGCGGCGTCGGTCCTGCGCTGGTGCAGGCCAAGTTTCCAGCTGGAAGGATCGCTGAACTCACTGTCGTCAGCCGGGTAGCCACTCGGAATCACACGGTGGACATCCAGCAGCCGGGCGCGTCCCGATCGGAGTCGGATGCCGCGCTCAAGGCGTGGCTGCAGCCCTCTGCCGGACTCCCGCTTGACGGGATCGTGCTGAAGAAGGCGACCGAGATCACGCGCGGGGCCTCCACCGATATAGACAAGGCCAGAGCCATTTACGACTGGATTGTCGAGAACACTTATCGCAACGCGAAGATTCGCGGCTGCGGCCGCGGCGACATACGTTTCATGCTCGAGTCCGGTGACATGGGAGGGAAGTGCGCCGACCTGAATGCATTGTTCGTCGGTCTGGCAAGGGCCTCCGGGCTGCCGGCCCGGCATGCGTATGGAATTCGTGTCGGACCATCTCAATACGGATACAAAAGCCTGGGCGCCAATACACCGACGATCACAACGTCGCAACACTGCCGCGCTGAAGTCTATCTGCGCGGGTATGGCTGGGTTCCGGCCGATCCCGCCGACGTGCGCAAGGTCATTCTGGAAGAGCCACCCGGAAACCTGCCCATCACCGACGAGAAGGTCGCTTCAGCGCGATCCCGGCTGTTCGGCTCCTGGGAGGGGAACTGGATTGCCTGGAACTATGCGGCTGACGTTACGCTGCCCGAGGCCAGCTTTGGCTCGATCCTCTACTTCATGTATCCGCAAGGAGAGACGGCCGAGGGCCGCCTCGACCCCTTCGATCCGGACGCTTTCCGGTACACCATTACGTCGAACGCGGTTGCGGCCTGA